In a single window of the Drosophila miranda strain MSH22 chromosome XL, D.miranda_PacBio2.1, whole genome shotgun sequence genome:
- the LOC108165302 gene encoding sodium channel protein Nach: protein MPQEKRVHESTRRQRALETLVIFRRSLIYQTKEFFQNSTLHGVRYIAETGRPIGEKFMWFCFTSIGAVTALVIIMSLWEKFQTNPTITGLDTDFHNQNVVFPTTIVCPEAAFDHEKSYAAVYKSLANYDDTHAQMFAPFLELLTSLNFGNIRDAKVLSESIPKDQLEEHTIRQWAFEGHISCESTFVSCKYRDEDIPCCDHFEPIYTEHGFCYAFNSRFKSTATEDIKTGAPHDLYETDKKWALFFVPNSTSRIFIFSNEEYFGSDFNAQIDWSESQLVEVRISKKNTYTTDDARQLSIGQRKCIFSDEVKLNYFPDVYTFSSCMKQCRMNKAIKLCKCNPPFYKPINNVPMCMVKDFDCLDEFKANITNIKDCLQCELSCSKTVFNIDKLIKIMDRPESTGVLVEFLTWPIIRYKREVLFGWVDLLVSFGGIASLFLGFSLLSGVEIIYYFTLRACCMVYKNRQELYEIEERIRKEPPPSIDLQLRLKSHSTLRIGTPPTSAVLQVKPVGEAGGGPQRKHEMSFYNHTKNLYRSPKVLPDHGYGSTTMKSWKASDQAQYIP from the exons ATGCCGCAAGAGAAACGCGTCCACGAGTCCACCAGGCGGCAACGAGCCCTCGAGACTCTGGTCATCTTCCGTCGGAGTCTCATCTACCAGACGAAGGAATTCTTCCAGAACTCCACCCTTCATGGCGTTCGCTACATTGCCGAAACGGGTCGTCCCATCGGTGAGAAGTTCATGTGGTTCTGCTTCACATCGATTGGGGCCGTCACCGCTCTGGTCATCATCATGAGCCTGTGGGAGAAGTTCCAAACAAATCCGACCATCACCGGTCTGGACACGGACTTTCACAACCAGAATGTCGTCTTTCCCACAACAATTGTCTGCCCAGAGGCGGCCTTCGATCATGAAAAGTCCTATGCGGCGGTCTACAAAAGTTTGGC GAACTATGACGATACGCACGCACAGATGTTTGCCCCATTCTTAGAGCTACTCACATCGCTCAACTTCGGCAACATTCGCGACGCCAAGGTGCTGTCCGAGTCGATACCCAAGGACCAACTGGAGGAGCACACCATCAGGCAGTGGGCGTTCGAGGGCCACATCAGTTGCGAGAGTACCTTCGTGTCGTGCAAGTATCGCGACGAGGACATACCCTGCTGCGATCACTTCGAGCCCATCTATACGGAGCACGGCTTCTGCTATGCCTTCAACAGTCGCTTCAAGTCCACGGCCACCGAAGA CATCAAGACGGGAGCCCCGCACGATCTCTACGAGACGGACAAGAAGTGGGCCCTCTTCTTTGTGCCCAACAGCACCTCCAGG ATTTTCATCTTTTCGAATGAGGAGTACTTTGGATCGGACTTCAATGCGCAGATCGACTGGTCCGAGAGCCAGCTGGTGGAGGTGCGGATCTCCAAGAAGAACACCTACACCACGGACGATGCCCGCCAGCTGTCCATCGGCCAGCGAAAGTGCATCTTCAGCGATGAGGTGAAGCTCAACTACTTTCCGGACGTGTACACGTTCTCCTCCTGCATGAAGCAGTGCCGCATGAACAAGGCCATCAAGCTGTGCAAGTGCAATCCACCCTTCTACAAGCCCATAA ACAACGTTCCCATGTGCATGGTCAAGGACTTTGACTGCCTCGACGAGTTCAAGGCGAATATTACCAACATCAAGGACTGCCTGCAGTGCGAGCTCAGCTGCTCCAAGACTGTGTTCAACATTGACAAGCTAATCAAGAT AATGGATCGACCCGAGAGTACGGGAGTTCTGGTCGAGTTCCTCACATGGCCCATCATCCGCTACAAGCGTGAGGTTCTCTTCGGCTGGGTGGATCTGCTGGTGTCCTTCGGGGGCATTGCCAGTCTCTTCCTTGGCTTTTCGCTGCTATCTGGCGTTGAGATCATTTACTACTTCACGCTGCGCGCCTGCTGCATGGTCTACAAGAATCGC CAAGAGCTATATGAGATCGAGGAGCGCATTCGTAAAGAGCCTCCCCCATCGATTGATCTCCAGCTGCGGCTCAAGTCGCATTCAACACTGAGGATCGGCACCCCTCCCACCTCGGCCGTGCTGCAGGTGAAGCCCGTGGGGGAGGCAGGCGGAGGACCTCAGCGAAAACACGAAATG AGCTTTTATAACCACACAAAGAATTTGTATCGCAGCCCCAAAGTTTTGCCCGATCATGGGTATGGATCCACCACCATGAAATCTTGGAAAGCGTCCGATCAGGCACAGTATATACCTTGA
- the LOC108156680 gene encoding malate dehydrogenase-like: MFKNQLKLTNFSKTRLCWELYQASTSQRLTQTRQFRVAVIGAAGGIGQPLALLLMTNKLVTELALHDIETTQGFGKDLSHISTVCKVKPYFGETELKKAINGAHIVMITAGMPRKPGQTRDFLFDTNAPIVARVACLVAQRAPKALVGIITNPVNAVVAVAAEAMKKAGCYDPKRLFGVTTLDVVRAEKFIGEHMNIHPYDVRIPVVGGHAGTTIVPIFSQCQPPFEGDEKCIASIVKRIQTGGDEVVKAKAGKGSATLSMAYAAARFTNVLMRGLKGKACAPECAYVQSDATDAPFFSTPLSFGKDGIKKNHGLPEMNESEKKQVKVAVDALKKSAAKGVEYMKK; encoded by the exons ATGTTCAAGAACCAGCTAAAGCTGACAAATTTTTCGAAGACTCGACTCTGCTGGGAGCTGTATCAAGCGTCCACAAGCCAAAGGTTGACGCAGACG CGGCAGTTCCGGGTGGCGGTGATAGGAGCAGCCGGAGGCATTGGCCAGCCACTGGCGCTCCTCCTGATGACCAACAAGCTGGTCACCGAGCTGGCCCTGCACGACATCGAGACCACCCAGGGCTTCGGCAAGGATCTGTCGCACATCTCCACGGTGTGCAAGGTGAAGCCCTACTTCGGGGAGACCGAACTGAAGAAGGCCATAAACGGTGCTCACATCGTTATGATTACCGCGGGAATGCCGCGAAAGCCGGGCCAGACCAGGGACTTCCTGTTCGACACCAATGCCCCGATAGTGGCAAGGGTCGCTTGCTTGGTGGCCCAACGTGCGCCCAAAGCTTTGGTGGGGATCATCACTAATCCGGTGAACGCCGTGGTGGCCGTTGCGGCGGAGGCGATGAAGAAGGCTGGCTGCTACGACCCCAAGCGGCTCTTCGGAGTGACCACGCTGGATGTGGTGCGGGCCGAGAAGTTCATTGGGGAGCACATGAACATTCATCCGTATGATGTGAGGATACCCGTGGTCGGAGGACACGCCGGCACCACCATCGTTCCCATCTTCTCCCAGTGCCAGCCGCCCTTCGAGGGAGACGAGAAGTGCATCGCGTCGATCGTCAAACGGATCCAGACGGGCGGCGATGAGGTGGTCAAGGCCAAGGCTGGGAAGGGCTCCGCCACCCTCTCGATGGCCTACGCGGCCGCTCGCTTCACCAACGTCCTGATGCGAGGCCTCAAGGGCAAGGCATGTGCGCCCGAGTGCGCCTACGTCCAGTCCGACGCCACCGACGCCCCGTTCTTCTCCACTCCACTATCCTTCGGCAAGGATGGAATCAAGAAAAACCATGGCCTGCCCGAGATGAATGAAAGCGAGAAGAAGCAGGTGAAGGTGGCCGTCGATGCGCTCAAGAAGTCCGCTGCCAAGGGTGTCGAGTACATGAAAAAGTAG